In one Gossypium hirsutum isolate 1008001.06 chromosome D09, Gossypium_hirsutum_v2.1, whole genome shotgun sequence genomic region, the following are encoded:
- the LOC121221161 gene encoding uncharacterized GPI-anchored protein At4g28100 produces MSLVPFPFFLFFISLFFATFSFTISSPDALNVQSLPLSTSPPATIPAFPEQSNVVGCPLDLPEQLFHSVKNACGTKINNGVASELHRSRCCPVLAAWLYAAYSATALGGVGRVVPAVAGRTQSYDMPLLPDDSETCVDDLGKALKQRGVELAKPNETCDAVYCYCGIRLHPLTCPDAFSVDQKGNLVGDDSVERLERNCLSSSSNVNGFPGLGGCNKCLKSLHLLNKKNALNTSKSEERTTKMRNKDCQLMGLTWLLAKNRTSYIRTVSAVLRAMMMSKDGSSPSSCTLNSDGMPLPVDSSEIYDQSSSVTFNLSQHLPVLSLCLLLIHLVVLSYKSS; encoded by the exons ATGTCTCTAGTCCCCTTccctttctttctcttcttcatcTCCCTCTTCTTTGCCACTTTTTCCTTCACTATATCCAGCCCTGACGCCCTCAATGTCCAATCCCTCCCTCTATCCACATCCCCACCTGCAACGATCCCTGCATTTCCAGAGCAATCCAATGTCGTTGGTTGTCCACTTGACTTACCTGAACAACTCTTTCACAGCGTTAAGAACGCTTGTGGCACTAAGATAAACAATGGGGTGGCGAGTGAGCTCCACCGCAGCCGCTGCTGTCCTGTTCTCGCTGCATGGCTTTACGCCGCTTACTCCGCCACCGCCCTTGGTGGGGTTGGAAGAGTAGTGCCAGCGGTTGCGGGGCGTACCCAATCTTATGACATGCCATTGCTGCCGGATGACTCGGAAACCTGTGTGGATGACTTAGGGAAAGCTCTGAAACAGAGAGGCGTGGAGTTGGCTAAACCGAACGAGACATGCGATGCGGTGTATTGCTATTGTGGCATCAGGCTTCACCCATTGACTTGCCCTGATGCTTTCTCAGTGGACCAAAAGGGCAACCTTGTTGGGGATGACAGTGTGGAGAGATTGGAGAGAAATTGCTTAAGTAGCAGCTCCAATGTTAATGGATTTCCAGGTCTTGGGGGTTGCAACAAGTGCTTGAAAAGTCTTCATTTg CTCAACAAGAAGAATGCTTTGAACACAAGCAAGTCAGAAGAAAGGACCACCAAAATGCGCAACAAAGATTGCCAGCTGATGGGTCTCACATGGTTGCTCGCCAAGAATCGGACCTCTTACATTCGGACGGTTTCCGCGGTTTTACGAGCGATGATGATGAGCAAAGATGGTTCGAGCCCTTCTTCCTGCACCTTAAACAGCGACGGAATGCCGCTACCGGTCGATTCTTCTGAAATATATGATCAGTCGTCATCGGTTACCTTTAACTTATCCCAGCATCTGCCGGTTCTATCGCTTTGCTTGTTGCTTATCCACCTTGTTGTATTATCATACAAGTCTAGTTAG
- the LOC107945848 gene encoding L10-interacting MYB domain-containing protein isoform X1, giving the protein MSTSAVEVSDEKLKAMWDKRLTEIFCDICIKEILKGNRPGTHFIRDEWLKIMTNFEKEMGKGFSQRQLKNRWDTLKKEWKAWKKLKGEDTGLGWNPIKRTVDASDEWWESRLQVVPEAKKFRTSGIDPEFEGKLDQMFMGIVATGDQAWAPSFGTLPSDFFEDVNNEIPEENEEENMRNDVNILNDVHISNDVHISNDVQIDGNSQKRKNPEMSSSHFKTGRKKSSKQIGGAARLSSQIEKLCNAADNMSQAIYSLTPVMDPYGVPQAVKMLDSMSEEVPEASPLYFFALRLLLNKDKRIMFLSINLKIKALWLKMEMKDS; this is encoded by the exons ATGAGTACTTCGGCGGTTGAAGTTAGTGACGAAAAATTAAAAGCAATGTGGGATAAGAGATTGACAGAAATATTTTGTGATATTTGTATTAAAGAGATATTGAAAGGCAATAGGCCTGGTACTCATTTCATAAGAGATGAATGGCTGAAAATAATGACCAACTTTGAGAAAGAAATGGGCAAGGGTTTTTCACAAAGACAACTTAAAAATAGGTGGGATACCCTAAAAAAAGAATGGAAAGCTTGGAAGAAACTTAAAGGCGAAGATACTGGTTTAGGGTGGAATCCTATAAAAAGAACCGTCGATGCATCGGATGAATGGTGGGAGAGTAGGCTCCAG GTTGTGCCTGAAGCTAAAAAATTTAGAACATCGGGCATTGATCCTGAATTCGAAGGGAAGTTGGACCAAATGTTCATGGGGATAGTTGCAACAGGTGATCAAGCATGGGCACCTTCTTTTGGTACACTCCCTAGTGATTTTTTTGAGGATGTTAACAACGAAAtacctgaagagaatgaagaagaaaatatgagaaatgatGTTAACATTTTAAATGatgttcacatttcaaatgatgttcacatttcaaatgatgttcaaattgatggaaacagtcaaaaaagaaaaaaccctgaGATGTCAAGTTCACATTTTAAAACTGGAAGAAAGAAATCCTCAAAGCAAATTGGAGGGGCTGCAAGATTGTCTagtcaaatagaaaaattatgcaaTGCAGCTGACAATATGAGTCAAGCCATATATAGTTTGACTCCTGTTATGGATCCATATGGTGTTCCACAAGCAGTCAAAATGCTTGACAGCATGTCGGAAGAAGTTCCAGAAGCTAGTCCGCTATACTTTTTCGCACTTAGATTATTGCTCAATAAGGACAAGCgaattatgtttttatcaattaatctCAAGATTAAAGCTTTGTGGCTTAAGATGGAAATGAAggatagttga
- the LOC107945848 gene encoding L10-interacting MYB domain-containing protein isoform X2, which produces MSTSAVEVSDEKLKAMWDKRLTEIFCDICIKEILKGNRPGTHFIRDEWLKIMTNFEKEMGKGFSQRQLKNRWDTLKKEWKAWKKLKGEDTGLGWNPIKRTVDASDEWWESRLQVVPEAKKFRTSGIDPEFEGKLDQMFMGIVATGDEYS; this is translated from the exons ATGAGTACTTCGGCGGTTGAAGTTAGTGACGAAAAATTAAAAGCAATGTGGGATAAGAGATTGACAGAAATATTTTGTGATATTTGTATTAAAGAGATATTGAAAGGCAATAGGCCTGGTACTCATTTCATAAGAGATGAATGGCTGAAAATAATGACCAACTTTGAGAAAGAAATGGGCAAGGGTTTTTCACAAAGACAACTTAAAAATAGGTGGGATACCCTAAAAAAAGAATGGAAAGCTTGGAAGAAACTTAAAGGCGAAGATACTGGTTTAGGGTGGAATCCTATAAAAAGAACCGTCGATGCATCGGATGAATGGTGGGAGAGTAGGCTCCAG GTTGTGCCTGAAGCTAAAAAATTTAGAACATCGGGCATTGATCCTGAATTCGAAGGGAAGTTGGACCAAATGTTCATGGGGATAGTTGCAACAG GTGATGAGTATAGTTGA